The proteins below are encoded in one region of Cucurbita pepo subsp. pepo cultivar mu-cu-16 chromosome LG10, ASM280686v2, whole genome shotgun sequence:
- the LOC111804158 gene encoding patellin-3-like has product MTDQEVVITDVPLAEKPNKDLPPLPEPAAKEPLKAEGEVPDAAAETEVLKPAGDEKVVADADSFKEESTKLADLSDSEKKALEEFKQLIQEALNKHEFTAQPTPPPPPPPPSSLPAKVEESSSEAVVEKTDETVDDAQKRSDEEQEPPKAEAKIAEANEGEAEKEEKSKETTPPAAEDVVVAVQTESLVDEDGAKTVEAIEETIVAVAASAAAPSEEAVDTTANPPPTAVAPEEVSIWGIPLMADERTDVVLLKFLRARDFKVKESFAMIKNTIQWRKDFKIDELLEEDLGSDLEKVAFMHGSDKEGHPVCYNVYGEFQNRELYQKTFSDEEKREKFLRWRIQFLEKGIRKMDFNPGGISTMVHVNDLKNSPGLGKWELRQATKHALQIFQDNYPEFVAKQVFINVPWWYLAVNRMMSPFLTHRTKSKFVFAGPSKSAETLLRYITAQELPVKYGGMSKDGEFETCDSVTEITVKPSAKHTVEYPVTQACIVTWEVRVVGWDVSYGAEYVPSREGSYTVIIDKARKVASSSQDHPVLTNTFKISEAGKVVLSIDNLTNKKKKLLYRFKTKSL; this is encoded by the exons ATGACTGACCAAGAAGTCGTTATCACCGATGTTCCCCTTGCTGAGAAGCCCAATAAGGACCTTCCTCCGCTGCCGGAGCCTGCCGCGAAGGAGCCATTGAAGGCGGAAGGAGAGGTTCCTGATGCGGCGGCGGAGACTGAAGTGTTGAAACCTGCGGGTGATGAGAAAGTCGTGGCGGATGCTGATTCCTTCAAGGAGGAGAGTACTAAACTCGCTGATCTTTCTGATTCAGAGAAGAAAGCTTTGGAAGAGTTTAAGCAGCTTATTCAGGAAGCGCTTAATAAGCACGAATTCACTGCTCAGCCTAcgcctccgcctccgcctccgcctccGTCGTCATTGCCGGCTAAGGTTGAGGAATCTTCGTCGGAGGCCGTGGTGGAGAAGACAGATGAAACCGTCGATGATGCGCAGAAGCGCTCCGATGAAGAACAAGAGCCACCGAAAGCCGAAGCTAAAATCGCCGAAGCAAATGAAGGTGAagcagagaaagaagagaaatcaaaagaaacaacGCCTCCTGCCGCGGAGGACGTTGTGGTTGCAGTGCAAACCGAATCACTTGTGGATGAAGACGGAGCAAAAACAGTCGAAGCAATCGAAGAGACGATTGTCGCCGTCGCCGCCTCCGCCGCAGCACCATCTGAAGAAGCCGTAGACACAACGGCCAACCCTCCCCCGACTGCCGTGGCGCCGGAGGAGGTGTCAATCTGGGGAATACCGCTAATGGCGGACGAGAGAACCGATGTTGTACTACTGAAATTCCTCCGAGCAAGGGATTTCAAAGTGAAAGAATCATTCGCGATGATCAAGAACACGATCCAATGGAGAAAGGATTTCAAAATCGACGAACTGTTGGAGGAAGATTTAGGGAGCGATCTGGAGAAAGTAGCGTTCATGCACGGATCGGACAAAGAAGGGCATCCAGTCTGTTACAACGTGTACGGAGAATTTCAGAACAGAGAGCTTTACCAGAAAACATTTTCCGACGAGGAGAAACGGGAGAAATTTCTCCGTTGGAGGATTCAGTTTCTGGAGAAAGGCATCCGGAAAATGGATTTCAATCCCGGAGGAATTAGCACCATGGTTCATGTAAACGACCTGAAGAACTCTCCAGGGCTGGGGAAATGGGAGCTAAGACAGGCAACCAAACATGCCCTTCAGATCTTCCAAGATAACTACCCAGAATTCGTTGCCAAACAG GTGTTCATCAATGTTCCCTGGTGGTATTTGGCTGTGAATAGAATGATGAGCCCATTTCTGACTCATAGAACTAAGAGCAAGTTTGTGTTTGCTGGACCTTCCAAATCTGCAGAGACCCTTCTGAG GTACATAACAGCGCAAGAGCTGCCAGTGAAGTATGGAGGAATGAGCAAAGATGGGGAATTCGAGACATGTGATAGCGTCACTGAAATCACAGTGAAACCCTCAGCCAAACACACCGTCGAATATCCTGTCACTCAG GCATGTATTGTGACGTGGGAGGTTCGAGTGGTCGGATGGGATGTGAGCTACGGGGCGGAGTACGTACCGAGCAGGGAGGGAAGCTACACGGTGATAATCGACAAGGCAAGAAAAGTGGCGTCGTCGTCACAAGACCATCCTGTTCTTACAAACACATTCAAGATCTCCGAGGCTGGTAAGGTGGTTCTGTCCATTGACAATCTGaccaacaagaagaagaaactcctCTACCGCTTCAAGACCAAATCTCTATGA